Part of the Amycolatopsis sp. 195334CR genome is shown below.
CAAGGGGATGAAGGAGTGCCGTGATTGGAAGGCGTGGTGGTGGGAAAGCGCGGGGGCGGGAAGGCGCGGGGCGCAAATAGAGCGACCCCCGCCAGGGGGGAGGGGCGGGGGTCGCTGGAGGTCCAGCCCCGGGGGGTCGGACTGAACCGGCCCGGGTGACACCGGGCACCACCACTGTAACCACCCGATCAGCGCGTTATCGCTGTTCAAGACGCCCACAATTCGGTAACGGAACTCCGGATCGCCCACCCTCCCCTGTCGTGGATTTTCCGCCCGCACCGGGGAACAGTGCCGCGGCCACGCCTATTGTTGAACACGTGGCAGACCCCCGCTTCACGCCGCCGGGCTCGCCGGTGGCCGCGTTCTTCGACCTCGACAAGACGATCATCGCCTCCTCCAGCGCGCTGGCCTTCAGCAAACCCCTGCTCAGCCGGGGACTGATCAACCGCAGGGCCGCCTTGAAAAGCGCCTACGCCCAGCTCGTCTTCTCCCTTTCCGGCGCGGACGCCAGCAAGACCGAGCGGATGCGCGCCGAGATCTCCGCGCTGTGCCGTGGCTGGGACGTCTCGCAGGTCCGCGCGATCGTCGCCGAGACCCTGCACGACGTGGTCGACCCGCTGGTCTACGCCGAGGCCGCCGAGCTGATCGCCGAGCACCGCGCCCGGGGCCATGACGTGATCGTGCTTTCAGCCACCGGGGAAGAGGTGGTGGCACCGATCGCGGAAATGCTCGGGGCCACCCACAGCGTGGCCACCCGCATGCAGATCGTCGACGGCCGGTACTCCGGCGAGGTGGACTTCTACTGCTACGGCGAGAACAAGGCGGTCGCGGCGAAGCGGCTCGCCGCCGAACGCGGGTACGACCTCGCCGACTGCGCCGCCTACACCGACTCCAGCACGGACATCCCGCTCCTCGAAGTGGTCGGCCGCCCGCACGTGGTCAACCCGGACCGGATGCTGCGCCGGCTCGCCACCGAGCGCGACTGGCCGGTGCTCGCCTTCACCCACCCCGTGCCGCTGCGGAGCCGCCTCGCGGGGCCGGCGATCGCGGTCGGTATCGGGATGGGCGCGGTGGCCGCCGGAGCCACCTGGTACGGGCTCGCCAAGCGCCGCAAAGGCAAGTCCTGAAACCTCACCCGGTTGACATAACCGCAGGTAGAACAGGGTGCAAGCGGTTCTGAATCGTGTCTCTGTACCGGTGCACCCGATCGCGCCCTTGTAGTGACCGGCATCACTGGCGTACAAAGTGAGTGCGGACCTCTTGTCGGCCAGGGACGAGGCGAAGAGAAGCCTTACTCCACCCCGAAAGGGCTCCGTGCGCGGACTCCGGGCACCCACGCGCAGCACGCCGCGGGAGGCTTGTCGTCTAGGGATTGCGTACCGGGACGCCGGACGCCGAGTCCAGGTAGGTACGACTGGAGTTGCACGCTTGGTAACCCAGCAGTCCGCGCGAGCAGGCGGCGCCGATTCGTCGGCGCCGCCTGCAGCATGTTCGGGGTGCGCACGAACGTTTGGGACACGCCGGAATCACGGTGTGAGCGCTGCGTACTCCGAACGGCACAGCGGGTCGTTGACCGGCACAGTTTCGGTGAGTAGCTTCCCGATGCCGGTCCAAACAGGTGAGTCCCCAACTCCATACCGGCTATACCTGTCAGCCGAGCAGAACCGAACAGGGAGGCCGAAGTGAGCATCGGGCGCACGCGCAATCACCCACGGAGGAACCATGCGCTCGCCGCGTCGGTGGCCGCGTTGCTGGCCACCACCGGGGTGGCGGGGGCCGTGCCCGCGTCCGCGATGAACCCGGCCGACACCCCGGCGAAGCGCCAGCAGGCCGCCCAGCGGCAGGACGACGCCGAGACCGCCGAGGCGCAGCAGTCGCTGGCGCGGATGACGCTGGAGCAGAAGGTCGGCCAGTTGTTCGTCGCCGACGTCTTCGGCAAGTCGGCCACCGAGGTCCACCAGAGCAACCAGAACAAGTACGGCGTCGGCACGCCCGCCGAGGTGGTCGAGAAGTTCGGCGTCGGCGGGGTCATCTACTTCAACAACCCCGGCACCGACAACATCGACGACCCGGTCCAGCTCGCGAAGTTCTCCAACGGCCTGCAGCAGGCCGCGTTGAACTCGGGCGCGAAGCTGCCGCTGATCCTGTCGGTCGACCAGGAGGGCGGCCGGGTCACCCGGCTCGGCAAGCCGGCCACCGAGTACCCCAGCAACATGGCGGTCGGCGCGGGCCGCAGCACCGAGGACGCCCAGCGCCTGGCCACCATCAACGGCCACGAGCTGCGGGCCGTCGGCATCGCGCAGAACTTCGCGCCGGACGCCGACATCAACTCCAACCACCTCAACCCGGTGATCGGCTCGCGCTCCTTCTCCTCCGACCCGGCGCTGGCCAGTTCGCTGGTCACCGCGGAGATCGAGGGCTACCAGCGGTCCGGCCGCGCGACCGAGACGGTGTCCACCGCCGCCAAGCACTTCCCCGGCCACGGTGACGCCGCCGAGGACAGCCACACCGGCCTCCCCGAGATCAAGCGGACCGAGGCGGAGTGGCGCGCGATCGACCTGCCGCCGTTCCAGGCCGCCATCGACGCGGGCGCCGACTCGATCATGACCGCGCACATCACCGTGCCGAGCCTGGACCCGTCGGGCAACCCGGCCACGCTGTCCAAGCCGATCATGGGCGACCTGCTCCGCGGTGAACTCGGCTACCGCGGCGTGGTGGTCACCGACTCCCTCCAGATGGCGGGCGTGCGCAAGCTGCACCCGGACCACGAGATCCCGGTGCTCGCGCTGGAGGCGGGCGTCGACCAGATGCTCATGCCGCCGCACCTGGACGTGGCGATCAACGGCGTGCTCGACGCGGTGAAGAGCGGCCGGATCACCGAGGACCGGATCAACGAGAGCGTGATCCGCATCCTCAAGCTGAAGCTCAAGCGCGGCATCTTCGCCAAGCCGATGGCGGACGTGGGCGCGGTCAAGAACAAGGTCGGCACCCCGCAGCACCTCGCCGACGTGCAGGCGCTGACCGACCGCACCACCACCGTGCTGCGCAACGACGCGAACCTGCTGCCGCTGCCAAACCCGGGCAAGACGCTGGTCACCGGGTACCACCGGCCGGACTACCCCGGCTATCCGGCCGCGCCGGTCCCCGTGCTGGCCAACGCGCTGGGCGCCACCGGGCTGCCCACCGGCACCAGCCCGAACGCGGACACCGTGGCGAAGGCGGTCGAGGCGGCCAAGGGCGCGGACACCGTGGTCGTGCTGACCAACGGCCTGCGCACCAGCGCGAACCAGGTCAACCTGGTCAAGGCGCTGCAGGCGACCGGCAAGCCGGTGGTCGCGGTGGCCGTGCAGGAGCCGTACGACCCCGGTTACGCGGACGTGCCGACCTGGGTCGCCACCTACGACTGGCGTGAGGTCACGATGAACTCGCTGGCGAAGGTGCTCAAGGGCGAGGCCTCGCCCCAGGGCAAGCTGCCGGTGAACATCCCGGCCGCCGACGGCAAGATCCTGTTCCCCTTCGGCCACGGACTGAGCTGGTAATCCCATGAGCTTCACACGACGGCGACTGCTCGGCGGCGCGGCCGCGGCCTCCCTGCTCACCGTGGGCAGCGCGAGCGCGCAGGAGAACGACACCCAGCACCACGGCTCGGTGGTCACCGGCGCCGACCAGCTGGCGAAGCAGGGCTGGCAGCCGCTCGCCGGGCGCAAGCTCGGCGTGCTGTCCAATCCGACCGGCGTGGTGGCGGACTTCGACCACACCGTCGACTCGATGGTGGCGGCCGGTGTTCGGCCGGTGGCCGTCTTCGGGCCGGAGCACGGGTTCCGCGGCAGCGCGCAGGCCGGTGGCTCCGAAGGCGACTACGTCGACCCGCGCACCGGCATCCCGGTGTACGACGCGTACGGCGCCGACGCCACCAAGCTGGCCGGGATGCTGACCAAGGCGGGCGTGGACACCGTGGTGTTCGACATCGCCGACGTCGGCGCCCGCTTCTACACCTACATCTGGTCCATGTACACCGCGATGGTGGCCGCCGCGAAGACCGGCGCCGCCTTTGTCGTGCTGGACCGGCCGAACCCGCTCGGCGGCCGGGCGTACGGCCCGATGCTGGACCCGGCGTTCGCCTCCGGCATCGGCCGCAAGCCGATCGTGCAGCAGCACGGCATGACCGTGGGCGAGCTGGCCAGGTACTTCGCCGGTGAGTTCCTGCCAGCCGACGGCGTCGAACCGCCGAAGCTGGAGATCATCCAGGTCAAGGGCTGGCGGCGGGACACCTTCTTCGCCGGTACCGGTCTGCTGTGGACCCCGCCGAGCCCGAACATGCCGACGCCGGACACCGCGCTGGCCTACCCGGGCACCGGGATGTTCGAGGGCACGGTGTTCTCCGAGGGCCGCGGCACCACGCGGCCGTTCGAGATCATCGGCGCGCCGAAGCTGGACTGGCGGTGGCGGGAGGCGCTCGACGAGCTGAACCTGCCGGGCGCGCGGTTCCGCGAGAACTACTTCGTGCCGACGTTCCACAAGTTCGTCGGCGAGACGTGCGGTGGGGTGCAGCTGACCGTCACCGATCCGCGGGCCTTCGACGCGGTCCGCACCGGGGTGGCCATGCTGGTCACCGCGAAGAAGGTGCACCCGGACCTGTTCGGCTGGCGGCCGGACAACTTCATCGACAAGCTCTCGGGATCGGCCCGGTTGCGGACCATGGTCGACGCCGGGGCCGGCGTGGACGAGATCGTCGGTTCGTGGCAGGGCGAGCTGGCGGACTTCGATCGCAGACGGCGGCAGTACCTGCTCTACAAGTAGGGGGACGGACGGATGAGGCTCGGCGCGCTGATCGCGATCGCGGCGGTCACCATGGCGGGTATGACCTCGAGCGTGGTCGCCGCCGAGGGGGAGGCGGTGACGGGCCGGTTCGACCGGCCGCAGCAGGGGTTCGCCCCGCCGGGCACCGTGCTGCGCCCGGCCACGCCCGAGGAGGCCGGGCTCGATCCCGCCCCGCTGCTGGCCGCCGAGCAGAAGATCGACGCCTGGACCAAACCGGACAGCACCGGGCACCCGCTGTTCGCCGGCGCGGTGGGCCTGCAGATCCACGACGGCATGGTGGTGAACACGCACACCGCCGGGTTCGCGCTGCGGTACGCCGACGGCGCCGGGACCGAACTGCCGCCGGAGCAGCAGGTGCCGATGCGCCTCGACACCATCTTCGACCTGGCCTCGATCTCGAAGCTGTTCACCTCGCTCGCGGTGATGCAGGTGGTCGAGACCGGGCAGGTCGACGTCGACGAGCCGGTGGCCACCTACCTGCCGGAGTTCGGGGTGAACGGCAAGGAGGGCATCTCCGTTCGCCAGCTGCTCACGCACACCTCCGGGCTGGAGCCGTTCCTGCCGCTGTGGCGCGACTGGCCGGACAAGGCCGCGCGCATCAAGGCGGTCATGGACGTCAAGCCGATGTACGTGCCGGGCAGCACCTACAAGTACTCCGACCTGAACCTGATCACGCTGGGCGTGCTGGTGGAGCGGATCACCGGGCAGCCGCTGGACGTGCGCGTGCGCGAGGGCATCACCGAACCGCTCGGCATGGTGGACACCGGGTACAACCCGCCCGCCGAGAAGCTCGACCGGATCGCCGCGACCGAGTTCATGGCCGTGCCGGACCGCGGCATGGTCCGCGGCCAGGTGCACGACGAGAACGCGTGGTCGCTGGGCGGGGTCGCCGGGCACGCCGGGGTGTTCTCCACCGCCGCCGACCTGTCCGTGCTCGGGCAGGCCATGCTCAACGGCGGTTCGTACGGCGGTCAGCGGATCCTGCGCCAGGACAGCGTCCGGCAGATGCTGACCGACTACAACCAGGCCTTCCCCGGTAACGCGCATGGACTCGGCTTCGAGCTCGACCAGCTCTGGTACATGGGCGGGCTGACCTCGCCGGCCACCGCCGGGCAC
Proteins encoded:
- a CDS encoding serine hydrolase gives rise to the protein MRLGALIAIAAVTMAGMTSSVVAAEGEAVTGRFDRPQQGFAPPGTVLRPATPEEAGLDPAPLLAAEQKIDAWTKPDSTGHPLFAGAVGLQIHDGMVVNTHTAGFALRYADGAGTELPPEQQVPMRLDTIFDLASISKLFTSLAVMQVVETGQVDVDEPVATYLPEFGVNGKEGISVRQLLTHTSGLEPFLPLWRDWPDKAARIKAVMDVKPMYVPGSTYKYSDLNLITLGVLVERITGQPLDVRVREGITEPLGMVDTGYNPPAEKLDRIAATEFMAVPDRGMVRGQVHDENAWSLGGVAGHAGVFSTAADLSVLGQAMLNGGSYGGQRILRQDSVRQMLTDYNQAFPGNAHGLGFELDQLWYMGGLTSPATAGHTGFTGTSLVIDPTSRSVAILLTNRVHPTRTWGSINVAREAWATALSRALAVPPKHGPDAWFSEIGNQTSATLTTAPLTVGDRPLRVTFDTFVDSESTDQLVLESSVDGTSWQPVSLRAAGPGAPGGEVPALSGTGHRSWWTVSAMVPAAPNVALRWRYTTDKQYTARGVLLDGVKAVVSGNAVLDLERTPEAVTPQGWQLRNR
- a CDS encoding HAD family phosphatase, with the protein product MADPRFTPPGSPVAAFFDLDKTIIASSSALAFSKPLLSRGLINRRAALKSAYAQLVFSLSGADASKTERMRAEISALCRGWDVSQVRAIVAETLHDVVDPLVYAEAAELIAEHRARGHDVIVLSATGEEVVAPIAEMLGATHSVATRMQIVDGRYSGEVDFYCYGENKAVAAKRLAAERGYDLADCAAYTDSSTDIPLLEVVGRPHVVNPDRMLRRLATERDWPVLAFTHPVPLRSRLAGPAIAVGIGMGAVAAGATWYGLAKRRKGKS
- a CDS encoding exo-beta-N-acetylmuramidase NamZ domain-containing protein, which produces MSFTRRRLLGGAAAASLLTVGSASAQENDTQHHGSVVTGADQLAKQGWQPLAGRKLGVLSNPTGVVADFDHTVDSMVAAGVRPVAVFGPEHGFRGSAQAGGSEGDYVDPRTGIPVYDAYGADATKLAGMLTKAGVDTVVFDIADVGARFYTYIWSMYTAMVAAAKTGAAFVVLDRPNPLGGRAYGPMLDPAFASGIGRKPIVQQHGMTVGELARYFAGEFLPADGVEPPKLEIIQVKGWRRDTFFAGTGLLWTPPSPNMPTPDTALAYPGTGMFEGTVFSEGRGTTRPFEIIGAPKLDWRWREALDELNLPGARFRENYFVPTFHKFVGETCGGVQLTVTDPRAFDAVRTGVAMLVTAKKVHPDLFGWRPDNFIDKLSGSARLRTMVDAGAGVDEIVGSWQGELADFDRRRRQYLLYK
- a CDS encoding glycoside hydrolase family 3 protein, producing MGRTRNHPRRNHALAASVAALLATTGVAGAVPASAMNPADTPAKRQQAAQRQDDAETAEAQQSLARMTLEQKVGQLFVADVFGKSATEVHQSNQNKYGVGTPAEVVEKFGVGGVIYFNNPGTDNIDDPVQLAKFSNGLQQAALNSGAKLPLILSVDQEGGRVTRLGKPATEYPSNMAVGAGRSTEDAQRLATINGHELRAVGIAQNFAPDADINSNHLNPVIGSRSFSSDPALASSLVTAEIEGYQRSGRATETVSTAAKHFPGHGDAAEDSHTGLPEIKRTEAEWRAIDLPPFQAAIDAGADSIMTAHITVPSLDPSGNPATLSKPIMGDLLRGELGYRGVVVTDSLQMAGVRKLHPDHEIPVLALEAGVDQMLMPPHLDVAINGVLDAVKSGRITEDRINESVIRILKLKLKRGIFAKPMADVGAVKNKVGTPQHLADVQALTDRTTTVLRNDANLLPLPNPGKTLVTGYHRPDYPGYPAAPVPVLANALGATGLPTGTSPNADTVAKAVEAAKGADTVVVLTNGLRTSANQVNLVKALQATGKPVVAVAVQEPYDPGYADVPTWVATYDWREVTMNSLAKVLKGEASPQGKLPVNIPAADGKILFPFGHGLSW